Proteins from one Pongo abelii isolate AG06213 chromosome 7, NHGRI_mPonAbe1-v2.0_pri, whole genome shotgun sequence genomic window:
- the LOC134761923 gene encoding ribosomal biogenesis factor — MAKNKLRGPKSRNVFHIASQKNFKAKNKAKPVTTNLKKINIMNEEKVNRVNKAFVNVQKELAHFSKSTSLEPLQKELIPQQRHESKPVNVDEATRLMALL; from the exons ATGGCCAAGAACAAATTAAGAGGGCCGAAGTCCAGGAATGTATTTCACATAGCCAGCCAAAAAAACTTTAAggctaaaaacaaagcaaaaccagtTACCACTAATCTTAAGAAG ataaacattatGAATGAGGAAAAAGTTAACAGAGTAAATAAAGCTTTTGTAAATGTACAAAAGGAACTTGCACATTTCTCAAAAAGCACTTCACTTGAACCTCTGCAGAAAGAACTG ATTCCTCAGCAGCGTCATGAAAGCAAACCTGTTAATGTTGACGAAGCTACAAGATTAATGGCTCTGTTGTAA